From a region of the Monodelphis domestica isolate mMonDom1 chromosome 8, mMonDom1.pri, whole genome shotgun sequence genome:
- the PTX3 gene encoding pentraxin-related protein PTX3: MQLRLCQLPPSRLLQKSGKSTFSSLSFSWEEMQHLQVILFCILCSFLSAEDSDDYELMYLNLNNEIENGMHPTDESSACDCRRERTAWDQLFIMLENSQMRENRLLQATEGQLAAELQGLRSDVARTCASAPEPIRLAKMLDELLLASRGLTHRLAKLESAWQRAPEATASTLLLPVLEELRALRRWTGQRSLPAGCETALLFPMRSKKIFGSVHPMAEMKLHSFTACVWVRATDVLNKTVLFSYGTKRNPYEIQLYLNSWSTVLVVGGDQNKLIANSVVPPRTWTYLCSTWNSEEGVTSLWVNGELATTGSGMATGHIIPEGGILQIGQEKNGCCVGGGFDETLAFSGRLTGFNLWDRVLSSDEIRQTRGEDSCHIRGNVVGWGVTEIQPHGGAQYI; encoded by the exons GTCAGCTCCCTCCTAGCAGACTCCTGCAGAAATCCGGCAAAagtactttctcttctctctccttctcctggGAAGAAATGCAACATCTCCAAGTAATTCTGTTCTGCATCCTCTGCTCTTTTCTGTCAGCAGAGGACAGCGATGACTATGAGCTCATGTACTTGAATTTgaataatgaaatagagaatgGAATGCATCCCACTGACGAAA GCTCAGCATGTGACTGTCGCCGGGAGCGCACTGCATGGGACCAGCTCTTCATTATGCTGGAGAACTCCCAGATGCGAGAGAACAGGCTGCTGCAGGCGACCGAGGGCCAGTTGGCCGCAGAGCTTCAGGGCCTGCGCTCGGACGTGGCCCGCACATGCGCCTCGGCCCCAGAGCCCATCCGGCTGGCCAAGATGCTGGACGAACTGCTGCTGGCCAGCCGGGGCCTGACACACCGGCTGGCCAAGCTGGAGAGCGCCTGGCAGAGGGCGCCCGAAGCAACAGCAAGCACACTGCTGCTGCCTGTGCTAGAGGAGCTGCGAGCCCTGAGGAGGTGGACTGGACAGCGCTCACTGCCTGCAG GTTGTGAAACAGCACTTTTATTCCCCATGCGTTCCAAGAAGATCTTTGGCAGCGTTCACCCAATGGCTGAAATGAAGCTTCATTCCTTCACTGCCTGCGTCTGGGTCAGAGCAACTGATGTGTTAAATAAAACTGTTTTGTTTTCCTATGGCACAAAGAGGAATCCCTATGAAATCCAGCTCTACCTCAATTCTTGGTCCACTGTGCTTGTGGTTGGTGGAGACCAGAACAAGCTTATTGCTAACTCCGTGGTTCCCCCAAGAACGTGGACCTATCTATGCAGCACGTGGAACTCAGAGGAAGGGGTCACATCCCTGTGGGTCAATGGAGAACTGGCAACCACTGGGTCTGGGATGGCCACTGGTCACATCATTCCAGAAGGTGGGATTCTGCAAATTGGCCAAGAAAAGAACGGCTGCTGTGTGGGTGGGGGCTTCGATGAAACATTGGCTTTCTCTGGAAGACTCACTGGCTTTAACCTCTGGGACAGAGTTCTCAGCAGTGATGAGATCAGACAAACAAGAGGAGAAGATTCCTGTCATATCAGGGGCAATGTTGTTGGGTGGGGAGTTACAGAGATTCAGCCACATGGAGGAGCTCAGTATATCTAA